The Streptomyces sp. ICC1 DNA window GGAGGCGGCGGCCGCGCGGGACGAGGCGCTGGGATCGCGGCCGCGCCGGCGGTTCACCCTGACGGTGAACTACCGCAACCCGGCCGAGGTCGCCGAGGTCGCCTCCCGGGTGCTGAAGCTGGCGGCCCCGGGCACGGAGCCGCCGACGGCGGTGCGCTCGACGGGCCTGGAGCCGCGCTTCACGGCGGTGGCGGACGATCTCGCGGACACGGTCCGCGAGGAGACCCGCAGGCTGCTGGAGCAGGTGGACGGCACGGTGGGCGTGGTCGTGGCCATGGACCGGCGCGTGGAGGCCGCGGGCTGGCTCGCGGACCTGGGGGAGCGTGCGGTCGCGCTCGGCAGCCTGGAGGCGAAGGGGCTGGAGTACGACGCCACGGTGGTCGTCTCCCCGGCGGAGATCGCGGACGAGTCCCCGGCGGGCCTGCGCGTGCTGTACGTGGCCCTGACCCGTGCGACGCAGCAACTGACGGTGATCTCCACCGCGCGCGACACCCCGGACGCGGCGGGCGTCGCCGCCCTGCTGCAGCCGTAGCCGGAGGCCGGGGCGGAGCCCTGGGCCGGGGGGCGGTTCACCACCGTCTCCCGGCCCGCCCAGGGCTTCGTACGGCTTGGTGCGGCGGGGTACGGCCGGATGGTCGGCGGCCAAGGGCGTGGTCGGCCGAAACCGGCCGCCGGTAGGGGGATCACTTCGGGCGAACCTTTGTTAGCCTGGGTTACGGCACCGACTCGATCCAAGCCCCCGGGCCCAACCTTCGTCGCTTAGAGCGACCACTTGCCGCGAGGCGAGCATGGCGGGTCGGTGTCATAGACGTAGGAATCATCAGGTCCGCGCTCCCCACTCCGGTGGGGGGCGCGGACCTTTTTGTATGGACCACCCATTCCGCGGGCCCCACTTATCTCGTATGGTGGAAGAGTTCTTCCGAAATTTGTAGCTGGTTACCTCGTACCGGCTGGTAGGTGGGACGATCGGACAACAGGTCCTGCCACACCTGCCGTGTTCTAGGCAAGAGGCGCGGGGCCCTGCGTGTGTACAGAAAAACCAGGGACAGAAGAGGAACACGGCCATGGCAACGGCGCCCAGCGTCTCGTACTCGATGACGGTCCGCCTGGAAGTGCCCGCGAGCGGAACCGCGGTCTCCCAGCTCACCACCGCCGTGGAGTCCTCCGGTGGCTCGGTCACCGGCCTCGACGTGACCGCATCCGGCCACGAGAAGCTCCGTATCGACGTCACCATCGCCGCGACGTCCACGGCGCACGCCGACGAGATCGTCGAGAAGCTCCGCGGGATCGAGGGCGTCAGCCTCGGCAAGGTCTCCGACCGAACCTTCCTGATGCACCTCGGCGGCAAGATCGAGATGGCGTCCAAGCACCCCATCCGCAACCGCGACGACCTCTCGATGATCTACACCCCGGGCGTGGCCCGCGTGTGCATGGCGATCGCCGAGAACCCCGAGGACGCCCGCCGCCTGACCATCAAGCGCAACTCCGTCGCAGTCGTGACGGACGGCAGCGCCGTGCTGGGCCTCGGCAACATCGGCCCGATGGCCGCGCTGCCCGTCATGGAGGGCAAGGCGGCCCTCTTCAAGCGCTTCGCGGGCATCGACGCATGGCCGATCTGCCTGGACACCCAGGATCCCGACGAGATCGTCGCCGTCGTCAAGGCGATCGCGCCGGGCTTCGCGGGCATCAACCTCGAGGACATCTCCGCGCCCCGCTGCTTCGAGATCGAGGCCCGGCTGCGCGAGGCCCTCGACATCCCCGTCTTCCACGACGACCAGCACGGCACCGCCATCGTGGTCCTCGCCGCCCTCACCAACGCGCTGCGCGTGGTGGGCAAGGCAGTTGGCGACGTCAAGGTCGTCATGTCGGGCGCCGGCGCGGCCGGCACGGCGATCCTCAAGCTGCTCCTCGCGGCGGGCGTCAAGAACGCGGTCAGTGCCGACATCCACGGCGTCGTGCACGCGGACCGCCCCGACCTCGTCGACGCGGCGGCGGACTCCCCGCTGCGCTGGATCGCCGACAACACCAACCCCGAGGGCTACACGGGCACCCTGAAGGAGGCCGTGGTCGGCGCCGACGTGTTCATCGGCGTCTCGGCCCCGAACGTGCTCAGCGGCGACGACGTGGCCGCCATGGCCGAAGGCGCGATCGTGTTCGCGCTCGCGAACCCGGACCCCGAGGTGGACCCGGCCGTGGCCCGCCAGACCGCCGCCGTCGTGGCCACCGGCCGCTCCGACTTCCCGAACCAGATCAACAACGTCCTGGTCTTCCCGGGCGTGTTCCGCGGCCTGCTGGACGCCCAGTCGCGCACGGTGGACACCGGCATGATGCTGGCAGCGGCGGCCGCCCTGGCCGACGTGGTCGGCGAGGACGAGCTGAACGCGAACTACATCATCCCGTCGGTCTTCAACGACAAGGTCGCGGGCGCGGTCGCGGGCGCCGTCCGCAAGGCCGCCACGCCGGCCGTGGCGGGCCCCACCTCCGTCTGATCCCCCGGCGCGTCGCGGGATGCGGGCCCCCCGGGGCGCCTCTAGGGTTGCGGGGATGCCCGCGTGGCCCGCGGTCCGCGTCTCCGGACACCCTCCGGACGCCTTCTGGTGCGGACGGAGCGTCACCGCGGCGTGACTGTGGCGCTTTTCGTGTGACCCCGGCGGGTGCCGGATTGGCTTTCCCGCCGCTGGTGGGGGCAGGATGCGTAACCGGGCGAGAGGGTCTGACGTCAGACCCGGGTCCGGGGACTGTCCTAGGGCCCTGGCAGCATCGGCTTCGATCTCACGCCTCTAAGGCACGTTGAACACGGGAGTACAACATGAACCGCAGTGAGCTGGTGGCCGCTCTGTCCGAGCGCGCCGAGGTGACCCGCAAGGACGCCGACGCCGTTCTGGCCGCGCTCGCCGAGACCGTCGGCGAGATTGTCGCCAAGGGCGACGAGAAGGTCACCATCCCCGGCTTCCTGACCTTCGAGCGCACCCACCGTGCCGCTCGCACCGCGCGCAACCCGCAGACCGGCGACCCCATCCAGATCCCGGCCGGCTACAGCGTGAAGGTCTCCGCGGGCTCCAAGCTCAAGGAAGCCGCCAAGGGCAAGTAGTCCGCCCTTGTGCCGAGGGCCGCACAGGCCCTTGGGACGGCAGTAGTAGTACGTAGTACGCGAGAGGCGGCCACCCGGCACCGGGTGGCCGCCTCTCGGCGCTTGCGGGGCCCGGGTGGCCCCCGGGAGCCAGAACGCCCCCAGAGGCCCTGTACGGGGCCCTGGGGGCGTTCTGGGTCGGTCTGTGCCGATCCGCCGTCGGCCCGGGGCCGACGGCGGATCGGCGGGGGTCAGACGAGGTCGCCGCCCGGGAGCTCGACCTTGGCGCCGAGCTCGACGAGCTTCTCCATGAAGTTCTCGTAGCCGCGGTTGATCAGGTCGATGCCGTGGACCCGCGAGGTGCCCTCGGCGGCGAGCGCCGCGATCAGGTACGAGAACCCGCCGCGCAGGTCGGGGATGACCAGGTCGGCGCCCTGGAGCTTGGTGGGCCCCGAGACGACCGCCGAGTGCAGGAAGTTGCGCTGGCCGAAGCGGCACGCGCTGCCGCCCAGGCACTCCCGGTAGAGCTGGATGTGTGCGCCCATCTGGTTGAGCGCCGAGGTGAAGCCGAGGCGGGACTCGTAGACCGTCTCGTGGACGATCGAGAGGCCGGTCGCCTGGGTCAGCGCGACGACCAGCGGCTGCTGCCAGTCGGTCTGGAAGCCGGGGTGGACGTCCGTCTCCAGAGCGATGGCGTTGAGCGGGCCGCCCGGGTGCCAGAAGCGGATGCCGTCGTCGTCGATCTCGAAGGCACCGCCGACCCGGCGGAAGGTGTTGAGGAAGGTCATCATCGAACGCTGCTGCGCGCCGCGCACGTAGATGTTTCCGCCGGTCGCCAGGGCGGCGGACGCCCAGGAGGCGGCCTCCAGGCGGTCCGGGAGCGCCTTGTGGTTGTAGCCGCTCAGACTGTCCACACCGGTGATCCGGATGGTCCGGTCGGTGTTGACGGAGATGATGGCGCCCATCTTCTGCAGGACGCAGATGAGGTCTTCGATCTCCGGTTCGACGGCGGCGTTGCTGAGCTCGGTGACGCCCTCGGCCAGGACGGCCGTCAGCAGCACCTGCTCGGTCGAGCCGACCGAGGGGTAGGGCAGGCGGATCTTGCAGCCGCGCAGCCGCTGCGGGGCCTCCAGGTACTGGCCGCCTTCGCGCTTCTCGATGGTCGCGCCGAACTGGCGCAGCACGTCGAAGTGGAAGTCGATCGGCCGGCCGCCGATGTCGCAGCCGCCCAGGCCCGGGATGAAGGCGTGGCCGAGGCGGTGCAGCAGGGGGCCGCAGAACAGGATCGGGATGCGCGAGGAGCCCGCGTGCGCGTCGATGTCGGCGACGTTGGCGCTCTCGACGTGGGTGGGGTCGAGGACCAGCTCGCCCGGCTCGTCGCCCGGGCGGACGGTCACCCCGTGCAGCTGCAGCAGCCCGCGCACGACCCGGACGTCACGGATGTCGGGAACGTTGCGCAGCCGGCTGGGCCCGCTGCCGAGCAGGGCCGCGACCATGGCCTTCGGTACGAGGTTCTTCGCGCCTCGGACGCGGATCTCGCCCTCGAGCGGGGTTCCGCCGTGGACAAGCAGTACATCGTCACTGATGCCGGTCATGAATCTCGCGTTCCGGAGAGGGGTGGGCGGGGGGCCAAGTCAAAAGGGTAAGGGGCACGACCCCCTTGTTTGTATGGCTGACGGGGCCGTAGGACTGTCATGAATTCGCCACAACGCCCTGGGTGCCCGCCAGGTGGCGGAGCGTCTCCTTCCGCCCGGGTCCGCGGCCGGCCGGGCGAACGCCCCCCGCGCTGCCGCCGCGCGCCTGAGCTGCGCGGGATCCGATCCCCGCGTCCGCTCCCCCTCACGGGCCAATGTGCGAGACCATGACGGCATGACCGAGGTGTCCTCCCTCACAGGGCGGCTGCTCGTGGCCACCCCCGCCCTCGCGGACCCGAATTTCGACCGCGCGGTCGTGCTGCTGCTCGACCACGACGAGCAGGGCTCGCTCGGCGTCGTCCTCAACCGGCCCACCCCGGTGGGCGTCGGTGACGTCCTGCTGCCCTGGGCCCCGCTGGCCGGCGCCCCCGGGGTGGTCTTCCAGGGCGGCCCGGTGGCGCTGGACTCCGCGCTCGGGCTGGCCGTCATCCCCGGGGAGGAGGGGCCGCTCGGGTGGCGCCGGGTGCACGGGGCGATCGGCCTGGTGGACCTGGAGGCCCCGCCGGAGCTCCTCGCGGCGGCCCTCGGCGGCCTGCGCATCTTCGCCGGCTACTCGGGCTGGGGCCCGGGCCAGCTGGAGGAGGAACTGGGCGGCGGCGCCTGGTACGTGGTGGATTCCGAGCCCGGTGACGTGTCCTTCCCGGATCCGGAGCGGCTGTGGCGCGCGGTGCTGCGGCGCCAGCGCAGCGAGCTGGCGATGGTGGCCACCTATCCGGACGACCCGTCGCTGAACTGACCCCGGCGGGGTTCAGTACGCTTGCTCCATGAGCACTCTTGAGCCCGATCGCGGGACTGGTACGGGGACCCTCGTAGAGCCGACGCCGCAGGTGTCCCACGGTGACGGCGACCACGAGCGCTTCGCCCACTACGTCCAGAAGGACAAGATCATGGAGAGCGCGCTCGGGGGCACCCCCGTCGTCGCGCTCTGCGGCAAGGTCTGGGTTCCGGGGCGGGACCCGAAGAAGTACCCGGTCTGCCCCATGTGCAAGGAGATCTACGAGTCCATGGGCCCCGGCGGGGACAAGGACAAGGGCGGCAAGGACAAGTAGTCCGGCCCCCCTGAGCGGGACCAAGGCCCTCGGCGCGCACGGTTGCGTCCGGGGGCCTTTTCCGTGCCCCGGGGGCGGGTTAGGGTCGCCGCGTAAGCGCCATGTGAAACGTGCGTTGCACATGTTGCAACGGTGGAGGAGCCGATCCCATGCCCGAGTTGATCCCGCAGCCGCGGTACGCGCGATTCCCGGCCGACGCCGGCACGTACGAGCTCACGGACCCGCTGCTCCACGCCGGACCCGGTGTCAGAGGCGCGGCCCGGTGGCTGCGCCGCGAGCTCGGCGCGGCCACCGGCTGGGCGCTCCCGGCCCCAGCCCAGGGGGACGCGTACGGCGGACGCCCGGTGATCCGCCTCGCGCTGCGCCCGGAGATCGCGCGGCACACCGGCCCCGAGTCGTACGAGCTCCACGTCGCGCCCGGCCTCGTACTCCTCGAAGGGACCGACGAGGCGGGCCTCTTCTACGCAGCCCAGACGCTGCGTCAGCTGCTCGGGCCCGACGCGTACCGACGGGCGCCTCTGCCGGGGGCGGTGTGGCGGCTGCCCATCGGGGGCATCGCCGACGGCCCCCGCTTCGGCTGGCGCGGCATGATGCTCGATGTCGCCCGGCACTTCCTGCCCAAGGACGGGGTGCTGCGCTACATCGACCTGCTCGCCGCCCACAAGCTCAACGTCCTGCACCTGCACCTGACGGACGACCAGGGCTGGCGGATCGAGATCAAGCGCCACCCGCGCCTCACCGAGGTGGGCGCGTGGCGGGCGCGCAGCCGCTGGGGCCACCGGGCCTCGCCGCTGTGGAACGAGACCCCGCACGGCGGCTTCTACACGCAGGACGACATCCGCGAGATCGTCGCGTACGCCGCCGAGCGGCACGTGCGGGTGGTGCCGGAGATCGACGTGCCGGGGCACTCGCAGGCCGCGATCGCCGCCTACCCGGAGCTGGGCAACACCGACGTGGTGGACACCGCCGCGCTGGAGGTGTGGGACGACTGGGGGATCAACGAGAACGTGCTCGCGCCCACCGAGGCCGTCCTGCGGTTCTACGAGGGGGTCTTCGAGGAGCTGCTGGAGCTGTTCCCGGCCGAGGTCTCGCCCTTCGTGCACGTGGGCGGGGACGAGTGCCCCAAGGCGCAGTGGAAGGCCTCGGCCGTCGCGCAGGGGCGGATCGCGGAACTGGGGGTCGACGGCGAGGACGGCCTGCAGTCCTGGTTCATCCGGCACTTCGACGGCTGGCTCGCGGCGCGCGGCCGCCGGCTGATCGGCTGGGACGAGATCCTGGAGGGCGGACTCGCCCCCGGCGCGGCCGTCTCCTCCTGGCGCGGGTACGCGGGCGGGATCGCCGCCGCCGAGGCCGGCCACGACGTGGTCATGTGCCCGGAGCAGCAGGTGTACCTGGACCACCGTCAGGCGGACGGCGGGGACGAGCCGATGCCCATCGGGTTCGTCCGCACACTGGAGGATGTGTACCGGTTCGAGCCGGTTCCGCCGAAGTTGTCGGAAGAGGCCGCTTCCCGCGTGCTGGGCGCCCAGGCCAACGTGTGGACCGAGGTGATGGAGAACCAGAGCCGGATCGACTACCAGGTGTTCCCGCGCCTCGCGGCCTTCGCCGAAGCGGTGTGGTCGCGGCTGCCGGAACCGGAGCGGCGGGACTACGCGGACTTCGAGGCGCGGATGGCGGCGCACTACCCGCGCCTGGACGCGCTCGGGGTCGACTACCGCGCTCCCGGCGGGCCGTTGCCGTGGCAGCGCAGGCCCGGAGTGCTCGGCCGCCCGATCGAGGGAGCACCCCCGAACGTGTGACGGACCCCCGTGCGGATGACGCGCGGGCCGCCGGACTCCGGCCGTCCGCGCCTGTGCCCGGCAGGTCCGGAGCGTGCCGCGCACACCCCCCGGTCAGCCTCCGGGCCCGGCGTGAGACCCTCGCCTCCGGTGCTCCGGAAGATGTGCCAGAGTTGCCACGTCCCGGCGGTGAGCACGTACCGTACGGCGGACAGGCGTGAGCGCCAGGACCGGGACATCGGGAAGGGGCAGCTGGGTTGACCACGCACGCACCGCAGGCACGGGATACGTCCCAGGGGCCCCGGGACGACCCGCAGGCGGGGAACGCGGCGCAGTCCGTGACGCTGCCGACCTCGCTCGACGAGGCCGTGGCGGCGCTCGCCGCCATGCCCGCCGCCGTCCCCGTGGCCGGCGGCACCGACCTCATGGCCGCCGTCAACGCCGGACTGCTGCGCCCCGCCGCCCTGGTGGGCCTCGGCCGGATCAACGAGATCCGCGGCTGGCAGTACCAGGACGGCCACGCGCTCCTCGGCGCCGGCCTCACGCACGCCAGGATGGGCCGGCCGGACTTCGCCGCCCTGATCCCGGCCCTGGCGGCCGCCGCGCGCGCCGCCGGGCCCCCGCAGATCCGCAACGCCGGGACGCTGGGCGGCAACATCGCCACCGCCGCCCCGACCGGTGACGCGCTGCCCGTGCTGGCCGCGCTGGAGGCCGTGCTCATCATCGTCGGGCCGGGCGGATCGCGCCGCGAGATCCCGGTCTCGCACCTGCTGGCCGGCCGGGAGATGCTGCGCCCCGGGGAGCTGATCGGCTTCGTACGGGTGCCGCTGCTGCACGCGCCGCAGGTGTTCCTGAAGGCGACGGGCCGCACCGGACCGGGTCGTGCGGTGGCGTCCGTGGGACTCGTACTGGACCCGGCGCGTCGCGGAGTGCGCTGCGCGATCGGCGCGGTCGCCCCGATGCCGCTGCGCCCGCTCGAAGCCGAGCAGTGGGTGGCTTCGCTGATCGACTGGGACGGGGACCGCAGCCTGGCCCCCGAGGCGCTGGAAGCCTTCGGCGAGTACGTCGCGGCCGCCTGCGTACCCGACCAGGGGGAGCCGGTGGCTCCCGGAGTACTGCATTTGCGGCGGACGGTGGCCGTGTTGGCACGGAGGGCCCTGGGGAGGGCGCTGAGCTCATGAGTGAGAACGAGAACACGGGCCCCGCGTGGGGCTGGGAGCCGGTGCCGCACGGCGGCGAGTACGACTCCGACGCGACGGCCTTCGTGAAGCTGCCGCAGGACATGCTCGACGCGCTCGGCACCGGGGAGCCGCTGGCCGCTCCCGGGCACGGCTACGTGCCGCCGCCGATGATCGTGCCGCTGGGCACGGCGAGCACCGACCCGTCGGCCACCGGCACCTGGACGATGCCCGTGCAGTGGCCCGAGGCGGGCGCCCCGGCCCCGGCCGACGCGGGCGCGGGTGCCGCGGCCGTCGCCGGTCACGCGGCCGCCCAGGCCGTCGCCGCGCGGGCCCCGATCCCGGCCTCGGTGCCGCTCCCGGCCTCGGTGGCCGCGGCGTTCGCCGAGCCCGCCCCGGAGCCGGCCGCGGAGGCCGCCCGGACGAACGCCGGCGGCGCGCACGAATCGAGCGAGACCGCCGAGTGGCACTTCCCCGAAGCCGCCGCGAGCGATGTGTGGACACCGGGCGGGACGGGCGACACGGGCAGCTTCGGGCAGCTCGCGGCGTCGGCCGACTGGAGCCAGGCCCCCGCGACCCTGCCGGGCGGGGCCGCGGCGCCGTGGGCGAGCCACCCCGACTTCGAGGGCGCGCGCGGATACGCGGCGCAGCAGCCGGGCCAGGACGCCCTGAGTTCGGGGGCGCTGCCGGGTGCTCCCGCCGCGGCGTCCGGATCCGGCGCCGGCGGCTTCGCGGGCGGCCCGGGACGCGGACCGCGCGTGCTGGGCGGCCCGGGGGTCGGTACGCCGCTCCCGGCGGAGTCCGCGGGCCCCGAGGGGGAGCCGGCCTACCCGGCCCCGCACGACATCGAAGCCGCCCACGGCCCGGCGCGGATCCCGGTGACGGGGGAGCGGCCGCATCCGGGGACCGAGGCGGAGGCCGCCGAGGCGCCGGAGGCCGGGGCCGCCGGAGCCGTGCCCGAGGGTGCGCACGCGGAGGCGGCCGGGGACGCGCACACCTACGGCGGAGCCGGGGCCGCGCTCGCACCGGGTTCGGACACCGCCGACAGCGCTGTCGCGACCGCCTCGGCGGAGCAGGCCGCAGGGGCGGGGTCCGAGGGGGCGACGTACGGCGAAGAGGACACGGATGCGGCGGACGCCGCGGCCGACGCCCACCACGAGCACCCGCCGGCCTCCTACGTCCTGCGCGTCAACGGCGCCGACCGCCCGGTCACCGGCGCCTGGATCGGCGAGTCCCTCCTCTACGTGCTGCGCGAGCGCCTCGGCCTCGCCGGCGCCAAGGACGGCTGCTCGCAGGGCGAGTGCGGGGCGTGCGCCGTGCAGGTCGACGGCCGGCTCGTCGCCTCCTGCCTCGTCCCGGCGGCGACGGCGGCGGGCAGCGAGGTCCGCACCGTGGAAGGTCTCGCGACCGACGGGGAACTGTCGGACGTGCAGCAGGCGTTGTGCAGGTCGGGTGCGGTGCAGTGCGGGTTCTGCGTGCCCGGCATGGCGATGACCATCCACGACCTGCTCGAAGGCAACCACGCCCCGAGCGAGCTGGAGACCCGCCAGGCCCTGTGCGGCAACCTCTGCCGCTGCTCGGGCTATTCGGGCGTCATCGACGCCGTGCGCGAGGTGGCTGCCGAGCGCGAGGCGGCGTCGGAAGCGGCCGCGGCGGCCTCGGCCGAGGCGCGGATCCCGCACCAGGCCCCGCCCGGCGAGGGCGGCGTCCACGGAATGCCGGGCATGCCCGGGAACCAGGGCACGCAGGGCCACTACGGCAACCAGGGCAACCAGGGCAACCAAGGCCTGCACGGGCACGGCAACCAGCAGGGAGGCACGGCGTGAGCGCCCACGACGCGGCCACGGCATCGGCGCTCTCCGGGTCCACCGGGTCCACCGGGGTCTCCGCGGCGCCCCCCGAGGGCACGGACCCCGCCGCGCGGGAAGTCCCGCGCGGCATCGGCGCGTCCGTCCCGGCCACCGACACCCGCGCCAAGACCGAGGGCACCTTCCCCTACGCCGCCGACCTGTGGGCCGAGGGCCTCCTGTGGGCAGCCGTGCTGCGCTCCCCGCACGCCCACGCCCGCATCCTGTCCATCGACACCACGGCCGCCACCGAGATGCCCGGCGTGCGCGCCGTCGTCACCCACGCCGACGTCCCCGGCGCCACCACGCACGGCCGCCGCATCGCCGACCGGCCCGTCTTCGCGCACGACGTGGTCCGCCACCACGGCGAGCCTATCGCCGCCGTCGCCGCCGACCACCCGGACACCGCACGCCTCGCGGCCGCCGCGATCGCCGTCGAGTACGAGCTCCTCGACCCGGTCACCGACCCCGAACAGGCCTTCGGCGCCCCCGCCCTGCACCCCGACGGCAACCTGATCCGGCACATCCCGCTGCGCTACGGCGACCCGGAGGCCACCGGCGAAGTCGTCGTCGAGGGCCTCTACCGCATCGGCCGCCAGGACCCCGCGCCCATCGGCGCCGAGGCCGGGCTGGCCGTGCCGCGCCCCGACGGCGGCGTGGAGATCTACACCGCCTCCACCGACCCGCACACCGACCGCGACCTCGCCGCCGCCTGCTTCGGACTCGAACCGGACCGCGTGCGCGTCGTCGTCACCGGCGTCCCGGGCGCGACGGCCGACCGCGAGGACGCCGCCTTCCAGCTCCCGCTGGGCCTCCTCGCCCTGCGCACCGGCTGCCCGGTGAAGCTGGCCGCCACCCGCGAGGAGTCCTTCCTCGGCCACCCCCACCGCCACCCGACGCTGCTGCGCTACCGCCACCACGCGGACGCGGACGGCCGCCTGGTCAAGGTCGAGGCCCAGATCCTGATGGACGGCGGCGCCTACGCCGACGCCTCCTCGGAGTCCCTCGCGGCGGCCGTGGCCTTCGCGTGCGGCCCGTACGTCGTCCCGCACGCCTTCGTCGAGGGCTGGGCGGTCCGTACGAACAACCCGCCGTCGGGCCACGTGCGCGGCGAAGGCGCCATGCAGGTCTGCGCGGCGTACGAGGGCCAGATGGACAAGCTCGCCGCCGCCCTCGGCATAGACGGCGCGGAACTGCGCCTGCGCAACGTCCTGGCCACCGGCGACCTGCTGCCCACCGGGCAGACGGTCACCTGCCCCGCCCCCGTCGCCGAACTGCTGCGCGCGGTCCGCGACTACGAGCTCCCGCCGCTCCCGAAGGACACCCCGGAGGAGGACTGGCTGCTCCCCGGCGGCCTGGAGGGCGCGGGCGAGCCGGGCGCGGTGCGGCGCGGAGTCGGGTACGGGGTCGGCATGGTCCACATGCTCGGCGCGGAGGGCACCGACGAGGTGTCCACGGCCACGGTCAAGGTGGTCGGCGGCACCGCGACGGTCATCTGCGCGGCCGTCGAC harbors:
- a CDS encoding NAD-dependent malic enzyme — protein: MATAPSVSYSMTVRLEVPASGTAVSQLTTAVESSGGSVTGLDVTASGHEKLRIDVTIAATSTAHADEIVEKLRGIEGVSLGKVSDRTFLMHLGGKIEMASKHPIRNRDDLSMIYTPGVARVCMAIAENPEDARRLTIKRNSVAVVTDGSAVLGLGNIGPMAALPVMEGKAALFKRFAGIDAWPICLDTQDPDEIVAVVKAIAPGFAGINLEDISAPRCFEIEARLREALDIPVFHDDQHGTAIVVLAALTNALRVVGKAVGDVKVVMSGAGAAGTAILKLLLAAGVKNAVSADIHGVVHADRPDLVDAAADSPLRWIADNTNPEGYTGTLKEAVVGADVFIGVSAPNVLSGDDVAAMAEGAIVFALANPDPEVDPAVARQTAAVVATGRSDFPNQINNVLVFPGVFRGLLDAQSRTVDTGMMLAAAAALADVVGEDELNANYIIPSVFNDKVAGAVAGAVRKAATPAVAGPTSV
- a CDS encoding HU family DNA-binding protein; translated protein: MNRSELVAALSERAEVTRKDADAVLAALAETVGEIVAKGDEKVTIPGFLTFERTHRAARTARNPQTGDPIQIPAGYSVKVSAGSKLKEAAKGK
- the murA gene encoding UDP-N-acetylglucosamine 1-carboxyvinyltransferase; protein product: MTGISDDVLLVHGGTPLEGEIRVRGAKNLVPKAMVAALLGSGPSRLRNVPDIRDVRVVRGLLQLHGVTVRPGDEPGELVLDPTHVESANVADIDAHAGSSRIPILFCGPLLHRLGHAFIPGLGGCDIGGRPIDFHFDVLRQFGATIEKREGGQYLEAPQRLRGCKIRLPYPSVGSTEQVLLTAVLAEGVTELSNAAVEPEIEDLICVLQKMGAIISVNTDRTIRITGVDSLSGYNHKALPDRLEAASWASAALATGGNIYVRGAQQRSMMTFLNTFRRVGGAFEIDDDGIRFWHPGGPLNAIALETDVHPGFQTDWQQPLVVALTQATGLSIVHETVYESRLGFTSALNQMGAHIQLYRECLGGSACRFGQRNFLHSAVVSGPTKLQGADLVIPDLRGGFSYLIAALAAEGTSRVHGIDLINRGYENFMEKLVELGAKVELPGGDLV
- a CDS encoding YqgE/AlgH family protein gives rise to the protein MTEVSSLTGRLLVATPALADPNFDRAVVLLLDHDEQGSLGVVLNRPTPVGVGDVLLPWAPLAGAPGVVFQGGPVALDSALGLAVIPGEEGPLGWRRVHGAIGLVDLEAPPELLAAALGGLRIFAGYSGWGPGQLEEELGGGAWYVVDSEPGDVSFPDPERLWRAVLRRQRSELAMVATYPDDPSLN
- a CDS encoding DUF3039 domain-containing protein, yielding MSTLEPDRGTGTGTLVEPTPQVSHGDGDHERFAHYVQKDKIMESALGGTPVVALCGKVWVPGRDPKKYPVCPMCKEIYESMGPGGDKDKGGKDK
- a CDS encoding beta-N-acetylhexosaminidase codes for the protein MPELIPQPRYARFPADAGTYELTDPLLHAGPGVRGAARWLRRELGAATGWALPAPAQGDAYGGRPVIRLALRPEIARHTGPESYELHVAPGLVLLEGTDEAGLFYAAQTLRQLLGPDAYRRAPLPGAVWRLPIGGIADGPRFGWRGMMLDVARHFLPKDGVLRYIDLLAAHKLNVLHLHLTDDQGWRIEIKRHPRLTEVGAWRARSRWGHRASPLWNETPHGGFYTQDDIREIVAYAAERHVRVVPEIDVPGHSQAAIAAYPELGNTDVVDTAALEVWDDWGINENVLAPTEAVLRFYEGVFEELLELFPAEVSPFVHVGGDECPKAQWKASAVAQGRIAELGVDGEDGLQSWFIRHFDGWLAARGRRLIGWDEILEGGLAPGAAVSSWRGYAGGIAAAEAGHDVVMCPEQQVYLDHRQADGGDEPMPIGFVRTLEDVYRFEPVPPKLSEEAASRVLGAQANVWTEVMENQSRIDYQVFPRLAAFAEAVWSRLPEPERRDYADFEARMAAHYPRLDALGVDYRAPGGPLPWQRRPGVLGRPIEGAPPNV
- a CDS encoding FAD binding domain-containing protein; amino-acid sequence: MPAAVPVAGGTDLMAAVNAGLLRPAALVGLGRINEIRGWQYQDGHALLGAGLTHARMGRPDFAALIPALAAAARAAGPPQIRNAGTLGGNIATAAPTGDALPVLAALEAVLIIVGPGGSRREIPVSHLLAGREMLRPGELIGFVRVPLLHAPQVFLKATGRTGPGRAVASVGLVLDPARRGVRCAIGAVAPMPLRPLEAEQWVASLIDWDGDRSLAPEALEAFGEYVAAACVPDQGEPVAPGVLHLRRTVAVLARRALGRALSS
- a CDS encoding (2Fe-2S)-binding protein — its product is MSENENTGPAWGWEPVPHGGEYDSDATAFVKLPQDMLDALGTGEPLAAPGHGYVPPPMIVPLGTASTDPSATGTWTMPVQWPEAGAPAPADAGAGAAAVAGHAAAQAVAARAPIPASVPLPASVAAAFAEPAPEPAAEAARTNAGGAHESSETAEWHFPEAAASDVWTPGGTGDTGSFGQLAASADWSQAPATLPGGAAAPWASHPDFEGARGYAAQQPGQDALSSGALPGAPAAASGSGAGGFAGGPGRGPRVLGGPGVGTPLPAESAGPEGEPAYPAPHDIEAAHGPARIPVTGERPHPGTEAEAAEAPEAGAAGAVPEGAHAEAAGDAHTYGGAGAALAPGSDTADSAVATASAEQAAGAGSEGATYGEEDTDAADAAADAHHEHPPASYVLRVNGADRPVTGAWIGESLLYVLRERLGLAGAKDGCSQGECGACAVQVDGRLVASCLVPAATAAGSEVRTVEGLATDGELSDVQQALCRSGAVQCGFCVPGMAMTIHDLLEGNHAPSELETRQALCGNLCRCSGYSGVIDAVREVAAEREAASEAAAAASAEARIPHQAPPGEGGVHGMPGMPGNQGTQGHYGNQGNQGNQGLHGHGNQQGGTA